A genomic window from Vitis riparia cultivar Riparia Gloire de Montpellier isolate 1030 chromosome 18, EGFV_Vit.rip_1.0, whole genome shotgun sequence includes:
- the LOC117907474 gene encoding uncharacterized protein LOC117907474, translating to MSLACLVCHSVESPSHSFRSYSVSSSDNEGRCSAIANCLARRASLPAPTANSSIIRSSKVTPHPSIPNSSGIPGTPRLVRSCAVRRDIVRDWNFEEVVMEH from the coding sequence ATGAGTCTAGCATGTCTTGTGTGCCATAGCGTAGAAAGCCCATCTCATTCATTTAGGAGTTACTCGGTCTCAAGTTCAGACAATGAAGGAAGATGCTCTGCAATTGCCAACTGCCTGGCCAGGAGGGCATCTCTTCCAGCCCCAACAGCAAACTCCTCGATCATACGGTCATCCAAAGTGACACCGCACCCATCCATCCCAAACAGTAGCGGCATTCCAGGGACGCCAAGGCTGGTCCGGAGCTGTGCAGTGAGAAGGGACATTGTGAGGGACTGGAATTTCGAGGAGGTAGTGATGGAGCATTAG